The following proteins are encoded in a genomic region of Zea mays cultivar B73 chromosome 9, Zm-B73-REFERENCE-NAM-5.0, whole genome shotgun sequence:
- the LOC100284389 gene encoding Homeobox-leucine zipper protein HOX28: MAPQSLDLGLSLGLGVAAFQPSSFCHPGNAVVVPAAAEREASPAAAEERERRCSPAGSPVSSGSGSGNKRGAAERSAGAGAGSGDEDDDGAARKKLRLSKDQAAVLEECFKTHHTLTPKQKVALASSLGLRPRQVEVWFQNRRARTKLKQTEVDCEYLKRWCEQLAEENRRLGKEVAELRALSAAPAAPLTTLTMCLSCRRVASSSPPSSSSSPNIPGAAAASGGSMASPAAAAATLPAHRQFFCGFRDAGAAAAAYGTASSGLAKPVRAAR, translated from the exons ATGGCGCCTCAAAGCTTGGATCTTGGGCTGAGTCTCGGCCTGGGCGTGGCGGCGTTCCAGCCCAGCAGCTTCTGCCACCCCGGCAATGCCGTCGTCGTCCCCGCGGCGGCGGAGCGGGAGGCCAGCCCGGCCGCGGCGGAGGAGAGGGAGCGGAGGTGCTCGCCCGCCGGCAGCCCGGTGTcgagcggcagcggcagcgggaATAAGCGCGGCGCGGCGGAGAGGtcggccggcgccggcgccggtagcggcgacgaggacgacgacggtgCCGCACGCAAGAAGCTGCGGCTGTCCAAAGACCAGGCCGCCGTTCTCGAGGAGTGCTTCAAGACGCACCACACCCTCACTCCG AAGCAGAAGGTGGCGCTGGCCAGCAGCCTGGGCCTCCGGCCGCGGCAGGTGGAGGTGTGGTTCCAGAACCGGCGCGCCCGGACCAAGCTGAAGCAGACGGAGGTGGACTGCGAGTACCTCAAGCGCTGGTGCGAGCAGCTCGCCGAGGAGAACCGCCGCCTGGGCAAGGAGGTCGCCGAGCTCAGGGCGCTCAGCGCCGCGCCGGCGGCCCCGCTCACCACCCTCACGATGTGCCTCTCCTGCCGGCGCGTCGCCTCCTCGTccccgccgtcgtcgtcgtcgtcgcccaaCATCCCCGGCGCCGCAGCTGCCAGTGGCGGGAGCATGGCctctccggcggcggcggcggcgacgttgCCCGCCCACAGGCAGTTCTTCTGCGGGTTCAGAGACGCCGGGGCGGCGGCCGCGGCGTACGGGACAGCCTCGTCGGGGCTCGCGAAGCCGGTCAGGGCTGCCAGATAG